One Glycine max cultivar Williams 82 chromosome 3, Glycine_max_v4.0, whole genome shotgun sequence DNA window includes the following coding sequences:
- the LOC100775802 gene encoding serine/threonine-protein kinase Aurora-3 isoform X1, with translation MDGNPKREWSLNDFEIGKPLGKGKFGRVYVAREVKSKFVVALKVIFKEQLEKYRIHHQLRREMEIQFSLQHQNVLRLYGWFHDSERVYLILEYAHNGELYKELSKKGHFNEKQAATCQGFGGLCNRSATALYILSLTKALAYCHEKHVIHRDIKPENLLLDHEGRLKIADFGWSVQSRSKRHTMCGTLDYLAPEMVENKAHDYAVDNWTLGILCYEFLYGAPPFEAESQVDTFKRIMKVDLSFPSTPNVSLEAKNLISRLLVKDSSRRLSLQRIMEHPWITKNADPKGVCN, from the exons ATGGACGGAAACCCTAAACGAGAATGGTCCCTCAACGACTTCGAGATCGGAAAGCCTCTCGGAAAAGGCAAATTCGGCAGAGTCTACGTCGCCAGAGAAGTCAAG AGTAAATTCGTGGTTGCATTGAAGGTTATTTTTAAGGAACAGCTTGAGAAGTACAGAATTCACCACCAGCTGAGGAGGGAGATGGAGATTCAGTTCAGCCTGCAGCACCAGAACGTGCTTCGTCTCTACGGTTGGTTTCATGACTCGGAGCGCGTCTATTTGATTCTCGAATATGCTCACAATGGGGAGCTTTACAAGGAGCTTAGCAAAAAAGGGCATTTTAATGAGAAGCAGGCTGCAACG TGTCAAGGTTTTGGAGGTCTCTGCAATCGCAGTGCGACTGCATTG tatattttaagcCTCACAAAGGCATTGGCATATTGTCATGAGAAGCATGTTATCCACAGGGATATCAAGCCTGAAAATTTGTTGCTTGACCATGAG GGTCGTCTTAAGATTGCAGACTTTGGTTGGTCTGTACAGTCTCGAAGCAAAAGGCATACTATGTGTGGAACCTTGGATTATTTAGCACCCGAAATGGTTGAAAACAAAGCTCATGATTACGCAGTTGATAACTGGACTCTGGGTATCCTTTGCTATGAGTTCCTTTATGGTGCTCCTCCATTTGAGGCTGAGAGTCAAGTTGATACCTTCAAAAG GATAATGAAAGTTGACCTAAGTTTCCCTTCTACTCCTAATGTTTCTTTAGAAGCCAAAAATCTTATTAGTCGA CTGCTGGTAAAAGACTCTTCACGAAGGCTCTCACTTCAGAGGATAATGGAGCATCCTTGGATAACCAAGAATGCAGATCCCAAGGGTGTCTGCAACTAG
- the LOC100527561 gene encoding NADH dehydrogenase [ubiquinone] 1 alpha subcomplex subunit 8-B-like — MASAVDASGNPIPTSAVLMASSKHIGIRCHSENLEFLKCKKKDQNPENCLDKGRDVTRCVLGLLKDLHQKCTKEMDDYVGCMYYHTNEFDLCRKEQQAFEKKCSLE; from the exons ATGGCGAGCGCTGTAGATGCTTCAGGAAACCCGATCCCAACGTCGGCGGTGTTGATGGCGTCGTCGAAGCACATTGGGATAAGGTGCCACTCCGAGAATTTGGAGTTTCTGAAGTGCAAGAAGAAGGATCAGAACCCTGAAAATTGCCTCGATAAGGGTCGTGATGTCACCCGTTGCGTCCTTGGCCT TCTGAAGGATCTGCACCAAAAGTGCACAAAGGAGATGGATGATTATGTTGGCTGCATGTACTACCATACAAATGAATTTGACTTGTGTCGCAAAGAGCAGCAAGCATTCGAGAAAAAGTGTTCTTTGGAATGA
- the LOC100775802 gene encoding serine/threonine-protein kinase Aurora-3 isoform X2: MDGNPKREWSLNDFEIGKPLGKGKFGRVYVAREVKSKFVVALKVIFKEQLEKYRIHHQLRREMEIQFSLQHQNVLRLYGWFHDSERVYLILEYAHNGELYKELSKKGHFNEKQAATYILSLTKALAYCHEKHVIHRDIKPENLLLDHEGRLKIADFGWSVQSRSKRHTMCGTLDYLAPEMVENKAHDYAVDNWTLGILCYEFLYGAPPFEAESQVDTFKRIMKVDLSFPSTPNVSLEAKNLISRLLVKDSSRRLSLQRIMEHPWITKNADPKGVCN, translated from the exons ATGGACGGAAACCCTAAACGAGAATGGTCCCTCAACGACTTCGAGATCGGAAAGCCTCTCGGAAAAGGCAAATTCGGCAGAGTCTACGTCGCCAGAGAAGTCAAG AGTAAATTCGTGGTTGCATTGAAGGTTATTTTTAAGGAACAGCTTGAGAAGTACAGAATTCACCACCAGCTGAGGAGGGAGATGGAGATTCAGTTCAGCCTGCAGCACCAGAACGTGCTTCGTCTCTACGGTTGGTTTCATGACTCGGAGCGCGTCTATTTGATTCTCGAATATGCTCACAATGGGGAGCTTTACAAGGAGCTTAGCAAAAAAGGGCATTTTAATGAGAAGCAGGCTGCAACG tatattttaagcCTCACAAAGGCATTGGCATATTGTCATGAGAAGCATGTTATCCACAGGGATATCAAGCCTGAAAATTTGTTGCTTGACCATGAG GGTCGTCTTAAGATTGCAGACTTTGGTTGGTCTGTACAGTCTCGAAGCAAAAGGCATACTATGTGTGGAACCTTGGATTATTTAGCACCCGAAATGGTTGAAAACAAAGCTCATGATTACGCAGTTGATAACTGGACTCTGGGTATCCTTTGCTATGAGTTCCTTTATGGTGCTCCTCCATTTGAGGCTGAGAGTCAAGTTGATACCTTCAAAAG GATAATGAAAGTTGACCTAAGTTTCCCTTCTACTCCTAATGTTTCTTTAGAAGCCAAAAATCTTATTAGTCGA CTGCTGGTAAAAGACTCTTCACGAAGGCTCTCACTTCAGAGGATAATGGAGCATCCTTGGATAACCAAGAATGCAGATCCCAAGGGTGTCTGCAACTAG
- the LOC102667378 gene encoding uncharacterized protein: protein MTHELSSGVPQSSLEFLSNSAKILSSSNGLILCRATGENEVKLFITNPATQSWLPIPTPGEYKQNGTSIGAVDLKIVLECDDKDDYMVYLFYDNLVDWSSSNLDCKVYHSNEGVWKSKQERFFTGSRKLKFDMPVHHRGAVHFISDCFPSWNKKSPYFRPYIMSYNFESGNSRMLRVPKEARKGSHDLTCDMGIFKWGKATDPNQSICLVRLRKHVFTIWTLTHYETSEWRRVLKIRVKAMVKDHPIIRVKGYAVLNGDLLVFATEKKVYGCGLKDMRIQEICDHEFDFNVLRFTSYKDTLRTFGTGAGTLPLSLHTCGTRAGTLPLPSHKQFW, encoded by the exons ATGACACAT GAGCTCTCATCTGGGGTGCCTCAATCCTCTCTCGAATTCTTGTCTAACTCGGCCAAGATTTTGAGTTCTAGCAATGGCTTGATTCTTTGTCGCGCCACCGGCGAGAATGAAGTGAAGCTGTTCATTACCAACCCAGCAACACAATCTTGGttgcctattcccacccctggTGAGTATAAACAAAATGGTACAAGTATTGGTGCTGTTGATCTCAAGATTGTTCTTGAAtgtgatgacaaagatgattaCATGGTGTATCTTTTTTATGACAACTTAGTTGATTGGTCTTCTTCAAATTTGGATTGCAAAGTTTATCATTCCAATGAAGGAGTGTGGAAATCAAAGCAAGAAAGATTTTTTACTGGCAGTAGGAAACTGAAATTTGACATGCCTGTTCATCACAGAGGAGCTGTTCACTTCATCTCAGATTGTTTTCCTTCCTGgaacaaaaaaagtccttatttcAGGCCATACATTATGTCATACAATTTTGAGAGTGGAAATTCAAGAATGCTGAGAGTTCCTAAAGAAGCAAGAAAGGGTTCTCATGACTTGACTTGTGACATGGGGATTTTCAAATGGGGAAAAGCCACTGATCCAAATCAATCAATTTGTTTGGTGAGGCTGAGGAAGCATGTGTTCACCATATGGACTTTGACACACTATGAGACAAGTGAGTGGAGAAGGGTTTTGAAGATAAGAGTGAAAGCAATGGTGAAGGATCATCCTATTATAAGAGTAAAGGGCTATGCAGTTTTGAATGGTGATCTTTTGGTCTTTGCCACTGAGAAGAAGGTCTATGGCTGTGGTTTGAAAGATATGAGGATTCAGGAAATCTGTGATCATGAATTTGACTTCAATGTTCTTCGCTTCACTTCATACAAGGACACTTTGCGCACATTTGGTACTGGTGCTGGAACTTTGCCTCTTTCTCTGCACACGTGTGGTACTAGAGCTGGAACTTTGCCTCTTCCTTCACACAAGCAGTTTTGGTAG